TAAGGCGGCTGTACCGCTCATTGCGCCGTCAACGTGGAACCAAATGTTGTACTTTTGCGCGATCGCACCTAATTCTGGGATAGGATCGATCGCATTCGATGAAGTTGTCCCTACTGTCGCCGCCAAATAACAAGGCGTTAACCCAGCTTTGATATCGGCTTCGATGCACTGCTGTAGCGCATCTGGACTCATGGCATAGTTGCCATCAACTTCAATCAGGCGGAGGTTTTCCCGGCGCAGTCCCGCAATTTTTACCCCTTTTTCTATTGAGGAGTGCGCTTGAGTGGAAATGTAAGTTACGAGGTTATTAATATCTGCTTTTGCTTGTTCTCTAGCTGCTAGCAATGCTACTAAAGAGGCGCTGCTGGCTGAATCTTGGATAACTCCTCCCCCAGCAGAAGAAGATTTGAAGTGTTCTGGTAGGGCTAGCATATCTACCAGCCAGTCTAAAACGTGGGTTTCTAACTCAGTACAAGCCGGAGAAGTGGCCCACAACATTCCCTGTATTCCCAATCCGGCACTGATTAATTCGCCCAAAATGGAGGGTGCTGAGATGCCGGTGGGAAAGAAGGCAAAGAAGTTGGGTGATTGCCAGTGAGTTATTCCTGGCATGATAATGCGATCGAGATCTTTCAATATTTCCTCGAAAGATTCTCCCTTTTGCGGTGCTGTTTCCGGCAGCTTGGCCCTGATTTCCCCTGGCTCTACTTGAGAAAGAACGGGCAGATTCTCGACGTTCTCTAAGTAGTTGGCTATCCAATCGATTGTTTTATATCCCCAGCGGCGAAATTCCTCTGGAGACATATGGTAGTCTTGTTCTGGTATCATTGAAATTAACGAAGAGTGAAAGTTGGCTAGTTAAACTAGATAGGGAATCAACCTTTTTTTACGTTCTAAACTTACGTTTAGATTTAGGTTGAATTAGGCCGATTCAGGTATAATATTGTGTTTGTTAGGTGAGCGATCGGGCTAGCGTAATT
This genomic interval from Argonema galeatum A003/A1 contains the following:
- a CDS encoding pyridoxal-dependent decarboxylase, encoding MIPEQDYHMSPEEFRRWGYKTIDWIANYLENVENLPVLSQVEPGEIRAKLPETAPQKGESFEEILKDLDRIIMPGITHWQSPNFFAFFPTGISAPSILGELISAGLGIQGMLWATSPACTELETHVLDWLVDMLALPEHFKSSSAGGGVIQDSASSASLVALLAAREQAKADINNLVTYISTQAHSSIEKGVKIAGLRRENLRLIEVDGNYAMSPDALQQCIEADIKAGLTPCYLAATVGTTSSNAIDPIPELGAIAQKYNIWFHVDGAMSGTAALCPEFRWIHQGLELADSYCFNPHKWMLTNFDCTSFYVRDRTKLNQALSIMPEYLKNQATESGKVIDYRDWQISLGRRFRSLKLWFVIRHYGIEGLQHYIRKHIALAQEFTEWVKSHPQFELVGNPPLNLVCFRHKGGDEINQAIVNSLNSSGKVYLTPTKLDQKVTLRMSIGQATTEKSNVEQAWKLICQVAESVEANT